From a region of the Methanolobus tindarius DSM 2278 genome:
- a CDS encoding amino acid permease, producing MSGDNEIRVSLSRDLTLFDITMIGIAGMIGAGIFALTGIATGIAGPAVLLAFLLNGIVATFTGLAYAELGSAIPEAGGSYLWVKEGIGNHFGFLAGWVDWAAHTIACSLYAVTFGAFFSEFVIHFLNYEGISQATLMTVSAFGIVTLMAYLNYLGAKESGRIGGLVTLFKVAILVVFAGFGIYRTFLTPDWSVAFLSNPSFLPNGVGGLLVAMGLTFIAFEGYEIIAQSGEEVKNPEKNIPRAVLLSLWVAVLVYIMVAFALIGAIKVDGPSWIYLGELGEFSMIRVADQIMAFGSILIIAGGFVSTISAMNATVYSSSRVAFALGRMGYLPEALSRINEKRRTPHYAILFSYFIIATMTFAPIETVASAANIMFLILFILVNSVLIILRFRRPDLKRAFKMPFAPYLPVIAIIVQLVIGYYLITSIKDTTFIAGITIFWVLAGSFFYFSYSEKEIKRRSKQLIKKVYEEKPFAEKGYKILVPIKNIDNAGDLSDLANIIAKEKNGHIVFLKVLTFPEQTPLSASDDIVEERRSMMRKLISSVDVPAGGIIKVGRNASDSILDTIEEEKPDMLVMGWRGRTFRRDFVLGSTLDPLLLKAPCDVVVARFDPEKKLRHIKSILLPTAGGPHASLAAELARDLAVAEDANVTMFNVGTSDGDETKAKLAFRNLEPFFEDIQYSEKFVVSDNIEKGLSDEAKQSDVVFIGSTTRPFLKNFLMGVFPEKIISNTNTTVIMTRKWVKLMDVIKK from the coding sequence GTGTCAGGAGATAATGAAATTCGGGTAAGTTTAAGCAGAGACTTAACACTTTTTGATATAACGATGATAGGAATTGCCGGCATGATAGGTGCGGGCATATTTGCTCTTACAGGTATTGCCACTGGAATTGCCGGACCTGCTGTCCTTCTTGCCTTCCTTCTAAATGGTATCGTTGCAACTTTTACAGGACTTGCATATGCAGAGCTCGGTTCTGCAATTCCTGAAGCCGGCGGAAGTTATCTCTGGGTAAAGGAGGGTATAGGAAATCACTTTGGGTTCCTTGCCGGTTGGGTTGACTGGGCAGCCCACACAATAGCATGTTCTCTCTATGCAGTCACATTCGGTGCCTTCTTTTCAGAATTTGTAATTCACTTTTTAAACTATGAAGGAATCTCTCAGGCTACTTTAATGACTGTCTCTGCATTTGGTATTGTCACTCTGATGGCTTATCTTAATTATCTCGGCGCAAAGGAAAGTGGACGAATTGGTGGCCTCGTCACACTGTTTAAAGTTGCAATCCTTGTAGTTTTTGCTGGCTTTGGTATCTACAGAACATTCCTGACACCTGACTGGTCAGTTGCATTCCTTTCAAATCCATCATTTTTACCAAATGGAGTTGGAGGTCTTCTCGTTGCAATGGGGCTTACTTTCATAGCATTTGAAGGGTATGAGATAATTGCCCAGAGTGGTGAGGAGGTTAAAAACCCTGAAAAGAATATACCACGAGCTGTATTACTTTCATTATGGGTTGCTGTTCTTGTCTATATAATGGTGGCTTTTGCTCTTATAGGTGCCATCAAAGTGGACGGCCCAAGCTGGATCTATCTGGGAGAACTTGGTGAATTCAGTATGATACGGGTTGCTGATCAGATAATGGCATTTGGTTCCATCCTTATTATAGCAGGTGGTTTTGTTTCCACTATAAGTGCCATGAATGCTACTGTTTATTCATCTTCCAGAGTTGCGTTTGCACTTGGGAGAATGGGGTATCTTCCGGAAGCTCTTTCCAGGATAAATGAAAAGAGAAGGACACCTCACTATGCTATTCTTTTCAGCTATTTTATTATTGCAACAATGACCTTTGCACCAATTGAAACAGTCGCTTCTGCAGCGAACATAATGTTCCTAATACTTTTCATCCTGGTAAATTCTGTCCTGATTATACTAAGGTTCAGACGCCCTGACCTTAAAAGGGCTTTTAAGATGCCATTTGCTCCTTATCTTCCTGTGATTGCAATAATTGTTCAACTTGTTATTGGTTATTATCTGATAACATCTATCAAAGACACAACTTTCATTGCGGGAATTACCATATTCTGGGTGCTTGCAGGTTCTTTCTTCTATTTCTCTTATTCAGAGAAGGAAATCAAGAGGCGCTCAAAGCAGCTTATTAAGAAAGTATATGAAGAAAAACCGTTTGCTGAAAAAGGGTACAAGATTCTTGTTCCGATAAAGAACATTGATAATGCAGGTGATCTTTCAGATCTTGCTAATATTATTGCAAAAGAAAAAAATGGTCACATTGTTTTCCTTAAAGTTCTGACTTTCCCTGAGCAGACTCCTTTGTCAGCATCAGATGATATTGTTGAGGAAAGAAGGTCCATGATGAGGAAGCTGATTTCTTCTGTTGACGTGCCTGCTGGAGGCATTATTAAGGTTGGAAGAAATGCTTCAGATTCTATTCTTGATACTATCGAAGAGGAAAAACCGGATATGCTTGTCATGGGTTGGAGGGGTAGAACTTTCCGTCGTGATTTTGTTCTTGGAAGTACTCTTGATCCCCTGCTTCTCAAGGCACCCTGTGATGTAGTGGTTGCCAGATTTGATCCGGAGAAGAAACTCCGGCACATCAAGAGCATCTTATTACCTACTGCAGGAGGTCCGCATGCATCTCTTGCCGCAGAACTGGCCAGGGATCTGGCAGTTGCAGAGGATGCAAATGTTACTATGTTCAATGTAGGTACGTCTGATGGGGATGAAACGAAGGCAAAGTTAGCGTTCAGGAACCTTGAACCATTCTTTGAAGATATCCAGTACTCGGAGAAGTTTGTGGTATCTGATAATATTGAAAAAGGACTTTCTGATGAGGCTAAGCAAAGTGATGTGGTATTCATTGGTTCCACCACGCGTCCGTTTCTCAAAAATTTCCTTATGGGTGTGTTCCCTGAAAAGATTATCAGTAATACGAATACTACAGTCATAATGACAAGAAAATGGGTAAAACTTATGGATGTCATCAAAAAATGA
- a CDS encoding C39 family peptidase: MSGSGDPYNTNSVSYAYASKAVATLLCILILCTCNVASTEETGMSQGIDYSLTTDTILDVPYYNQGNTNWCLYYCLTMMFNYNDQNLEIWEMADYFDSGYYDTFSEQYSSTDTTLEEYAEHICSLNIKKTIWGLTITDFDNETFNDLIKSNINNGQPVLMAFQYMNSDGVKEGHAILAVGYDEQFIYLTDSSGAITKGVFGSDNGYIAVPVSWEDFNKKLVNNIAPSNMAYTIEVISEAPENATEGSIYMTDRSDKGFSCLTFTSRYEDNDTGLLRFDGTYENGYCIVDNTNLNSTRKPAESDSMSVYFTVANPTSEESKYTVTCQLINVETGESIDVFDYKTSFDLAAHNTISKGVNYSNQLYSVDDGSYRVVISLFDDEMKGIDNICIDVCLG; the protein is encoded by the coding sequence ATGAGCGGATCGGGGGATCCATATAACACAAATAGCGTTAGCTATGCATATGCGAGCAAAGCCGTGGCAACGTTGCTTTGTATTTTGATACTGTGTACATGCAATGTCGCTTCCACAGAAGAAACAGGTATGTCACAGGGTATTGACTACTCATTAACCACAGACACAATACTGGACGTTCCATATTATAATCAGGGAAACACTAACTGGTGCCTTTATTATTGTCTTACCATGATGTTCAATTACAATGATCAGAACCTGGAAATATGGGAAATGGCAGATTATTTTGATTCAGGTTATTACGATACCTTTTCTGAGCAATACAGTTCTACAGATACAACCCTCGAGGAATATGCTGAACATATATGCTCACTGAACATCAAGAAAACAATATGGGGACTCACAATCACTGATTTTGATAACGAGACATTCAATGATCTAATCAAAAGTAACATCAACAACGGACAGCCAGTCCTCATGGCATTCCAGTACATGAATTCAGACGGAGTAAAGGAAGGCCATGCTATCCTTGCAGTAGGATACGATGAGCAGTTCATCTACCTAACAGACTCCAGTGGTGCAATCACAAAAGGAGTATTTGGAAGTGATAACGGATACATTGCAGTACCGGTGAGCTGGGAAGATTTCAATAAAAAACTTGTCAACAATATCGCACCCTCAAACATGGCATACACCATTGAAGTCATAAGCGAAGCACCTGAAAACGCAACTGAAGGTTCCATCTACATGACGGACCGCAGCGATAAAGGATTCAGTTGCCTCACATTCACCAGCAGATATGAAGATAATGACACAGGACTTTTGAGATTCGACGGCACTTACGAAAACGGATACTGCATTGTTGACAACACCAATCTGAACAGCACCAGGAAACCTGCAGAATCCGACAGCATGTCGGTCTATTTCACAGTGGCTAATCCCACATCAGAAGAAAGCAAATATACAGTAACATGCCAGCTCATCAATGTGGAAACTGGAGAATCAATTGATGTTTTTGATTATAAGACAAGTTTTGATTTAGCAGCCCACAATACAATCTCTAAAGGAGTTAATTACTCCAACCAACTATATTCTGTGGATGATGGTAGTTATAGAGTTGTAATTAGTCTTTTTGATGATGAAATGAAAGGGATTGATAATATTTGTATTGATGTGTGTTTGGGTTGA
- a CDS encoding site-specific integrase: MKYAPEIEGENREIIEDYARNLDLNNFKETTINTKLWKVYTFLKYYDNKNVNDITKKDIENYIIYRRKNNKPKTVHNDIVDLRLFFKWLNPENDFFDDIKSRSPKNHLPTKEIIVPADIKKLVPTCKTQRDRAIVMSFWDSAARATEILNLNLGHVEIDKYGAVVVVEGKTGMRRIRLIEAVPDLQAWINQHPNKDDPNAPLFVTFRNNGKEPKRLDIRTVQNMLKTVANDAGVKKNVHPHAFRHGKLTDLVKRGFKETELRIIAGWEADSKMPATYIHLSGEDVEKKVLASYGIIEDETKKEKLELKPIECPRCKSLNPYDAKYCSHCSLVLDAKTAMSLKEDSARAADAFAKQMQDPEFIAKVVQMMADQMED, from the coding sequence ATGAAATATGCACCCGAGATTGAGGGAGAAAACAGGGAGATCATAGAAGACTATGCTAGGAATCTAGATCTCAATAACTTCAAGGAAACAACAATCAATACTAAGCTATGGAAAGTTTACACCTTTCTGAAATATTACGATAACAAAAATGTCAATGACATCACTAAAAAGGACATTGAGAACTATATAATCTACCGAAGAAAGAACAACAAACCAAAAACAGTTCATAATGACATCGTGGACCTAAGACTTTTCTTCAAGTGGCTAAATCCGGAAAATGACTTCTTTGACGACATCAAGTCACGATCACCAAAAAACCACTTGCCAACCAAAGAGATAATTGTTCCTGCGGATATCAAAAAACTAGTACCTACCTGCAAGACACAACGTGATAGAGCTATTGTCATGTCCTTCTGGGATAGTGCTGCAAGAGCTACTGAGATACTTAACCTGAACCTTGGACATGTAGAAATAGACAAATACGGAGCTGTGGTAGTTGTCGAAGGCAAGACAGGAATGAGAAGAATAAGACTAATTGAAGCAGTTCCAGACCTTCAAGCATGGATAAATCAGCACCCTAACAAAGATGACCCCAATGCACCCTTATTTGTCACATTCAGAAATAACGGAAAAGAACCGAAAAGGCTTGACATACGCACAGTTCAAAACATGCTAAAGACAGTAGCAAATGATGCAGGTGTAAAGAAGAATGTACACCCACATGCATTCAGGCATGGAAAGCTCACTGACCTTGTCAAGCGTGGTTTCAAAGAAACTGAACTAAGGATCATTGCAGGGTGGGAAGCAGACTCAAAAATGCCTGCCACATACATCCACCTATCAGGAGAAGATGTTGAAAAGAAGGTCCTTGCTTCTTATGGAATAATAGAAGATGAAACAAAAAAGGAAAAGCTTGAACTAAAGCCAATAGAATGCCCTAGATGTAAAAGCCTTAACCCATATGATGCAAAATATTGCAGCCATTGCTCCCTTGTGCTGGATGCTAAAACAGCCATGAGTTTAAAAGAGGATAGTGCACGAGCTGCAGATGCTTTCGCCAAGCAGATGCAAGATCCAGAGTTTATAGCCAAAGTTGTCCAGATGATGGCAGATCAAATGGAGGATTAA
- a CDS encoding MarR family transcriptional regulator, with protein sequence MARSRGNANPIGKTKKEILLFLLNHDGKAKKGDIREYLRVEHQIRENKGVSNHLEQLVKIGLIYKDPHFKNGMDLYFFITDDFNSFVKIYCENFRDIDQLITSNHFIANAHQLVDTFANSIPKIKTLDYLPAESTSPLGKDDLDYLRDTCNLKTAKIDDQLTPEDKKQLTNIICNNVLAFKFVLNFINSDKNAKLVILGNIIEDVNDSMFSPYPAWIEGYMSGIEDVELRYDVPEEILESIFTKRMEATEQDAQHYWIPFFYILERMNKNYPYLFG encoded by the coding sequence ATGGCACGAAGTAGGGGAAATGCAAATCCCATAGGTAAGACTAAAAAAGAAATCTTGTTATTTTTATTGAATCATGATGGAAAAGCAAAAAAAGGGGATATTCGTGAATATTTAAGAGTGGAACATCAGATTAGAGAGAATAAGGGTGTTTCAAATCATCTCGAGCAGTTAGTTAAAATTGGATTAATTTACAAAGATCCTCATTTCAAAAACGGAATGGACTTGTATTTTTTCATAACAGATGATTTTAATAGTTTTGTAAAAATTTACTGTGAAAATTTCCGCGATATTGATCAACTTATTACTTCGAACCATTTCATAGCAAATGCCCATCAACTCGTAGACACTTTTGCCAACTCAATACCTAAAATAAAAACACTTGATTATTTGCCAGCAGAAAGTACTTCGCCTCTTGGTAAAGATGATTTGGATTATCTGCGTGACACCTGTAATCTTAAAACTGCAAAGATAGACGATCAATTGACTCCAGAAGACAAAAAGCAACTTACGAATATTATTTGTAATAATGTACTTGCATTTAAGTTCGTACTAAATTTTATCAATAGTGATAAAAATGCAAAACTGGTTATTTTGGGAAATATTATAGAAGATGTAAACGATTCTATGTTCAGTCCCTATCCGGCATGGATTGAAGGCTACATGTCTGGCATTGAAGATGTTGAATTACGTTATGATGTTCCCGAAGAGATTCTAGAAAGTATATTTACCAAAAGAATGGAAGCGACTGAGCAGGATGCACAGCATTATTGGATTCCTTTTTTTTACATTCTTGAAAGAATGAACAAGAACTATCCATATCTTTTTGGTTAA